In Tachysurus vachellii isolate PV-2020 chromosome 7, HZAU_Pvac_v1, whole genome shotgun sequence, the DNA window GGAGGAGGTGCTGTTAGAGGTTTGAGAGCAAGTCGGCTGTGAGAACATCTACTCTGCCTCATGAATGAATGGAGCGATTGAGgtatttctgaaaataaatctcTAGTCATCAAGCTGATTGAAAATGGATTGTGGgtaaacagagaaacagagtttCCTCTTTATTGGCACCTGAGGCATGAGTCATAATCTCTAAACTGCCTCCATTTGTTTAACATGAAGTTATAATAAAAGCTCCATCAGAAGTATTTAACTTAGCTGTAAGGACACAGCAGTAAATCATGTCTTTTCAGGAACAGGTTTTAAGTGAACTTTAAGTGTGAACATGGAGGCAGCAGTTACAGAGTATTCACCAGCACTAGCAGTGAGGTGTGGTAATAGTGGTACAAGTGGAATAagtgtttatttgatttgtgcAATAATTCAATGTCCAGTCATCAGTTATTCCTCACACAAAGTAAAACTGTCTATACAAGAGATACCAGTTAAATAAATCCACTGTTCACTCAGTGTGGATGTTATTTTTGGCCCAAAAGCTTAGAAACTGAACTTTTACTTATTCATCTaatgattagaaaaaaaagctttcattaTAACATTTGACCCAtagtaaagagagaaaatatataGTGGTGATTATTTAAACtctttaaatatacataaactttAAGAACCATATATTAGATTTGATTACATGGACAGATGACCAATGGTGCTGAATTTTTACCTCCGTCATTGGGACAGGGGCTGAAATATGGATaaagtttctcagtgaaagtctgaccAGTGAACGAGTAGATATGAGATTTTACATCAACATCATAGAAGGAGATCAAACCAtcctcataatccacaaacacccccacctTCTGAGGAGCCTGTTTcaaggagagggagacagaaggagagtCCAGAGCCTCATATTCAGTCTCATTCCTCAGCCACAAAAGCCAATATCCATCCACAGGACTGATTGTAATCTCCCCTTTCCTGTTAGCAGACTCTATGACCACTCCTAAATCCCACTCAGTCTTccctctgacctgcacctcatagtaaaatctccctgaggtgAATCCCTCATTtcccaacacacagacacaatcatcAAACCTCTCTGGATTATCAGGGAGTTTCTGTCTCTTGTCTCCACATGTAACTTGTTTCCCATCATCAGACATGATGAGGTCAGGATgagctgtatcaggatccagagtcacatccactgagagacagaaacacagaatacATCAGTTTTATTACTGCACAGTGTGGAACAGTGAAGAAATCTAAATACATTTAGTCATGTGATCAATAAGAGCTCACAAACCTGCATATTGttgaattctcttcagttctgtttggaaaatgatattaaacataattaactgttaacattttattttgcttcattGATTGGTatattgtagatttttttttaaacaagtatttattgtgaaataatagtaatttttaataattaatctattccacaaaaacattttctttcatatcATTAAACACTTACTGATCTCTGGAATCTCCTCCATTTCCTCCCTTAGAGTTTcctgaagctgagacagagctcTCCTCAGAGTCTCCACATTCACATAAGTGTTAATTGTGAGATCAGTCCAGTCCTGGGTGTGTGGAGGGCTGCACAGTGACGGGTAAATCTACAGTacagcaggagagaggagaaatcccTCAGCATGGGGACTGCTGTCCTGTCATGTGCTGCATTGATATTGAGAAACAGAGACACTctgacctgtaggaggtggaggtgatcctcagtgtgtgagagctgcacCAGCTCAGTGTTTCTCCTCTTTAGCTCAGTGatttcctgctccagctcttTAATGAACTCTTCAGCCTGcctctctgctgctttctgcttctcctccatcacctTAAACAGCTCAGCCTGGCTTCTCTCAATGCAGCTCATCAGATTACTGAAGATTTCCACAAAGTCTGTTTTCTCCTTCTGTCTGGTTTTCTTATAGGATTCAATTTGAACAAAATCATTCTGTTCCATATGATTATATCATGACtctaataaagtgtttttttataaagGAACTATGATGTATATTAGTTAAGAGACTCACTTCATTAAGTTTTACAGAGTGTttgatttcctcaatcttcttcAGTCGCTCATGGATCATCTGCTGAACTTCTGCTTGTGTTTCTCCCAACTGGATCTAAGACAAATATTTATCATTGTTTAAacttccattttcttttttcat includes these proteins:
- the LOC132849121 gene encoding erythroid membrane-associated protein-like isoform X1 → MEQNDFVQIESYKKTRQKEKTDFVEIFSNLMSCIERSQAELFKVMEEKQKAAERQAEEFIKELEQEITELKRRNTELVQLSHTEDHLHLLQIYPSLCSPPHTQDWTDLTINTYVNVETLRRALSQLQETLREEMEEIPEIKLKRIQQYAVDVTLDPDTAHPDLIMSDDGKQVTCGDKRQKLPDNPERFDDCVCVLGNEGFTSGRFYYEVQVRGKTEWDLGVVIESANRKGEITISPVDGYWLLWLRNETEYEALDSPSVSLSLKQAPQKVGVFVDYEDGLISFYDVDVKSHIYSFTGQTFTEKLYPYFSPCPNDGGKNSAPLVICPCNQI
- the LOC132849121 gene encoding nuclear factor 7, brain-like isoform X2 gives rise to the protein MEQNDFVQIESYKKTRQKEKTDFVEIFSNLMSCIERSQAELFKVMEEKQKAAERQAEEFIKELEQEITELKRRNTELVQLSHTEDHLHLLQIYPSLCSPPHTQDWTDLTINTYVNVETLRRALSQLQETLREEMEEIPEIMDVTLDPDTAHPDLIMSDDGKQVTCGDKRQKLPDNPERFDDCVCVLGNEGFTSGRFYYEVQVRGKTEWDLGVVIESANRKGEITISPVDGYWLLWLRNETEYEALDSPSVSLSLKQAPQKVGVFVDYEDGLISFYDVDVKSHIYSFTGQTFTEKLYPYFSPCPNDGGKNSAPLVICPCNQI